A genomic stretch from Candidatus Thiothrix anitrata includes:
- a CDS encoding Fic family protein, whose translation MKADNMAEDRGETISLIEPLLLSENSHFRPALADLALELTAKSTALRKSLPEGIVRALSDLVRSMNCYYSNLIEGHDTHPIDIERALNEDYSTDLKQRDLQLEAKAHIAVQQWIDADGLNGRATTRDGILETHRRFCELLPDELLWVENPSSGVREPLIPGELRQRDVIVGRHIAISPGALPRFMERFQAAYRTLGKVDAIVAAACAHHRLLWMHPFLDGNGRVARLMSYAMLREALDTGGIWSVARGLARNEARYKSLLAQCDLPRRNDLDGRGNLSEEALAKFAIFFLETCIDQVDFMETLVNPKGLRDRILIWTEEEIRADRLPQKSDTVLEAILYRGELPRGEIAGLLGTGDRNARRVTSALLERGVLAAESTRAPLRLNFPATLAGRWMPGLFPER comes from the coding sequence ATGAAAGCGGACAATATGGCGGAAGATAGAGGTGAAACGATCAGCCTGATAGAGCCGCTGCTGCTTTCCGAAAATTCCCATTTCCGCCCTGCACTGGCAGATTTAGCACTGGAACTCACCGCCAAATCCACCGCACTGCGCAAAAGCCTGCCGGAAGGTATTGTGCGGGCATTGTCTGATCTGGTGCGTTCCATGAATTGCTATTACAGCAACCTGATTGAAGGGCATGACACCCACCCGATTGATATTGAACGCGCACTCAACGAGGACTACAGCACCGACCTTAAGCAGCGTGATTTGCAACTGGAAGCCAAAGCCCATATTGCGGTTCAGCAATGGATTGATGCTGACGGGCTGAACGGTCGGGCAACCACCCGCGATGGCATTTTGGAAACGCACCGCCGCTTTTGTGAGTTGCTCCCTGATGAATTGTTGTGGGTGGAAAACCCCAGTTCTGGTGTGCGAGAGCCGCTCATCCCCGGCGAATTGCGCCAACGTGACGTTATCGTCGGTCGGCATATCGCCATCAGCCCCGGCGCATTACCCCGCTTCATGGAACGCTTTCAGGCTGCTTACCGCACGCTGGGCAAAGTTGACGCAATTGTTGCTGCCGCTTGCGCCCATCATCGACTGTTGTGGATGCACCCATTTCTGGACGGCAACGGACGGGTCGCACGCTTGATGTCCTACGCCATGCTGCGGGAAGCACTGGATACGGGTGGCATTTGGTCGGTGGCGCGTGGTCTTGCCAGAAACGAAGCCCGCTACAAGAGCCTGCTGGCACAATGCGATTTGCCGCGTCGTAATGATCTCGATGGGCGCGGCAACCTGAGTGAAGAGGCATTAGCCAAGTTTGCGATATTCTTTCTCGAAACCTGCATCGATCAGGTCGACTTCATGGAAACGCTGGTCAACCCTAAAGGCTTACGGGATCGCATCCTCATCTGGACGGAGGAGGAAATCCGCGCAGATCGGCTGCCGCAGAAATCGGACACGGTGTTGGAGGCGATTTTGTATCGTGGGGAATTACCGCGTGGGGAAATCGCGGGGCTACTCGGTACTGGCGACCGCAATGCGCGGCGGGTTACTTCGGCGTTGCTGGAACGGGGCGTGCTGGCTGCCGAATCAACACGTGCACCGCTGCGCTTGAATTTCCCGGCGACGTTGGCGGGGCGGTGGATGCCGGGGTTATTCCCGGAAAGGTAG